A portion of the Carya illinoinensis cultivar Pawnee chromosome 11, C.illinoinensisPawnee_v1, whole genome shotgun sequence genome contains these proteins:
- the LOC122281637 gene encoding malate dehydrogenase, chloroplastic has protein sequence MAATSAATFSIGTNVSFGRKAGSLPQSKPFGVRFNSQNPLKSFSGLKAAISVTCESESSFLSRETSAALRGSFALKVQKENQSSQYHLQPHATFKVAVLGAAGGIGQPLALLIKMSPLVSALNLYDIANVKGVAADLSHCNTPSQVLDFTGPSELANCLKGANVVVIPAGVPRKPGMTRDDLFNINAGIVRNLIEAVADNCPDAFIHVISNPVNSTVPIAAEVLKQKGVYDPKKLFGVTTLDVVRANTFVAQKKNLKLIDVDVPVVGGHAGITILPLLSKTKPSVSFTDEEIQELTVRIQNAGTEVVEAKAGAGSATLSMAYAAARFVESSLRALDGDGDVYECCYVQSDLTELPFLASRVKLGRQGVEALITSDLQGLTEYEQKALETLKPELKASIEKGLAFAQKQTVTA, from the coding sequence ATGGCAGCAACATCAGCAGCTACCTTTTCAATTGGAACAAATGTCTCCTTTGGCCGCAAAGCAGGCTCACTTCCTCAATCAAAACCTTTTGGTGTGAGGTTTAACTCCCAGAACCCGCTAAAGAGTTTCAGTGGCCTCAAGGCTGCAATATCTGTGACATGTGAGTCGGAGTCCTCCTTCTTAAGCAGGGAAACCAGTGCTGCTCTTCGAggctcttttgccctgaaggtcCAGAAGGAAAATCAGAGTTCTCAGTATCACCTGCAGCCCCATGCAACTTTCAAAGTGGCAGTTCTTGGAGCTGCTGGAGGGATAGGTCAGCCCTTGGCACTTCTTATCAAAATGTCTCCATTGGTTTCTGCCTTGAACCTTTATGATATAGCAAATGTCAAGGGGGTTGCAGCTGATCTCAGTCACTGCAACACTCCTTCGCAAGTTCTGGATTTCACTGGACCTTCGGAATTAGCCAATTGCTTGAAAGGTGCAAATGTCGTTGTCATACCTGCTGGGGTTCCAAGGAAACCCGGTATGACTCGTGATGACCTCTTCAACATCAATGCTGGCATAGTTAGGAACTTAATTGAGGCTGTTGCTGATAACTGCCCTGATGCCTTCATCCACGTTATTAGTAATCCAGTTAACTCAACAGTGCCAATTGCGGCAGAAGTTCTGAAGCAGAAGGGTGTATATGACCCAAAGAAGCTCTTTGGTGTCACTACACTGGATGTTGTGAGGGCAAACACATTTGTTGCTCAGAAGAAGAACCTAAAGCTGATTGATGTTGATGTCCCAGTTGTGGGAGGACATGCGGGGATAACTATTCTACCCCTGCTATCAAAGACAAAACCCTCAGTTAGCTTTACGGATGAAGAAATTCAAGAGCTGACTGTAAGGATCCAAAATGCTGGGACAGAAGTTGTGGAGGCAAAAGCAGGTGCTGGGTCTGCTACATTATCAATGGCATATGCAGCAGCGAGATTTGTTGAGTCGTCTCTTCGTGCACTTGACGGAGATGGGGATGTATACGAGTGCTGCTATGTTCAGTCAGATCTGACCGAGCTTCCATTCCTTGCATCGAGGGTTAAGCTTGGAAGGCAAGGTGTGGAAGCTTTGATTACCTCCGACCTCCAAGGTCTGACTGAATACGAGCAGAAGGCTCTGGAAACCCTTAAGCCAGAATTGAAGGCCAGCATTGAGAAGGGGCTTGCGTTTGCTCAGAAGCAAACAGTGACTGCATAA
- the LOC122281679 gene encoding geranylgeranyl diphosphate reductase, chloroplastic encodes MTSIALKSFVGLRQTSLEKPHLTSQAKPSSINPRKLRVIASKSAPKLTNRNLRVAVIGGGPAGGAAADTLAKGGVETYLIERKMDNCKPCGGAIPLCMVGEFDLPLDIIDRRVTRMKMISPSNVAVDIGQTLKPHEYIGMVRREVLDSYLRDRAKASGAEIINGLFLKMDVPKDGVSPYVLHYTGYDGKAGGVGEKQTLEVDAVIGADGANSRVAKGIGAGDYDYAIAFQERIKIPDDKMVYYENLAEMYVGDDVSPDFYGWVFPKCDHVAVGTGTVTHKGDIKKFQLATRKRAKDKILGGKIIRVEAHPIPEHPRPRRLLGRVALVGDAAGYVTKCSGEGIYFAAKSGRMCAEAIIEGSENGKRMVDEGDLRKYLEKWDKTYWPTYKVLDVLQKVFYRSNPAREAFVEMCADEYVQKMTFDSYLYKTVAPGNPLQDLKLAVNTIGSLVRANALRREMDKLSV; translated from the exons ATGACTTCCATTGCTCTGAAATCCTTCGTTGGCCTCCGCCAAACCTCTTTGGAGAAGCCCCATTTGACTTCCCAAGCGAAACCCAGCTCGATAAATCCCAGAAAACTACGTGTCATTGCCTCCAAGTCCGCTCCGAAGCTAACCAATCGAAACCTCCGGGTGGCCGTTATCGGTGGCGGACCAGCCGGAGGGGCTGCTGCCGATACCCTCGCCAAAGGCGGTGTGGAGACGTACCTAATCGAGCGTAAGATGGACAACTGCAAGCCCTGTGGCGGAGCCATCCCTCTTTGCATGGTAGGGGAATTCGACCTCCCTTTGGACATCATTGACCGCCGCGTCACCCGAATGAAGATGATATCTCCCTCGAATGTTGCCGTTGACATCGGCCAGACCCTGAAGCCCCACGAGTACATAGGGATGGTACGGCGTGAGGTCCTGGACTCGTATCTACGGGACCGGGCCAAGGCGAGCGGCGCCGAGATCATCAACGGGTTGTTTCTAAAGATGGACGTGCCGAAAGATGGAGTTTCTCCGTACGTGCTGCATTATACAGGGTACGACGGGAAAGCCGGTGGGGTTGGGGAGAAGCAGACCTTGGAGGTGGACGCGGTGATCGGCGCCGATGGGGCTAATTCTCGTGTCGCCAAGGGCATTGGTGCTGGTGATTACGACTACGCCATCGCATTTCAG GAGAGGATCAAAATCCCTGATGATAAAATGGTATACTATGAGAACCTTGCCGAAATGTATGTGGGAGATGATGTTTCACCCGACTTCTATGGTTGGGTCTTCCCCAAGTGCGATCATGTGGCTGTTGGCACCGGCACTGTAACCCACAAAGGAGACATCAAAAAGTTCCAACTTGCAACAAGGAAGAGAGCCAAGGACAAGATTTTGGGTGGTAAGATAATACGAGTTGAGGCACACCCAATCCCGGAACACCCCCGCCCGCGCAGGTTATTAGGAAGAGTGGCTTTGGTAGGAGATGCGGCCGGGTACGTTACTAAATGCTCTGGCGAAGGTATCTATTTTGCTGCGAAGAGTGGGAGGATGTGTGCTGAGGCTATCATCGAAGGTTCGGAGAATGGGAAGAGGATGGTGGATGAGGGCGACTTGAGGAAGTATTTGGAGAAGTGGGACAAGACTTACTGGCCAACATACAAGGTGTTGGATGTGTTGCAGAAGGTGTTCTACAGGTCGAACCCGGCAAGGGAAGCCTTCGTGGAGATGTGTGCAGATGAATATGTGCAGAAGATGACTTTTGATAGCTACCTGTACAAGACAGTGGCGCCTGGGAATCCTCTGCAGGACTTGAAGTTGGCTGTGAATACCATTGGGAGCTTGGTGAGGGCTAATGCACTTAGGAGGGAGATGGACAAGCTTAGCGTATGA